The Kineococcus radiotolerans SRS30216 = ATCC BAA-149 genomic interval AGGGGCGGGTCACCAGGCCCAGCACGTGCTCGAGGACGTCCCGCCGCGAGCGCTCGGCGGCGCCGTCCCCGCCGTCCCCGCCCCCGTCGCCGCCACTGTCGTCGCCGTCGCCGCGGAGGGGGTCGTCGAGGGTCAGCGACCGCAGCAGCAGCGAGCCCATGAGCACCTCGGTGGCCCGCGCGGGGGTCGTGGCCTCCACGAGCTCCCCGCGGGTGCGGGCGCGGTGGAAGGCGTCCTCGAGGACGGCCGCGCACCGGTCGACGTGGTCGCGGCGGAACCGGGCGGCGACGGCGGGGGAGGTGGCGACCTCGTCGACGCAGCGCTGGAGCACCTGCCGGCGGCGGCCGGAGAGGGCCTCGGCGATCGGGGGGACGAGGGCCTCCAGGTCCCCGCGCAGGCTCCCGGTCAGCGGGGGTTCCAGGCGGGCGGT includes:
- a CDS encoding TetR/AcrR family transcriptional regulator; amino-acid sequence: MERTRRGRPRDPGIDARVLAAAVEELAEKGIAAFSTRGVAARAGVDRRGVHARWAGTEDLVVDALASLTARLEPPLTGSLRGDLEALVPPIAEALSGRRRQVLQRCVDEVATSPAVAARFRRDHVDRCAAVLEDAFHRARTRGELVEATTPARATEVLMGSLLLRSLTLDDPLRGDGDDSGGDGGGDGGDGAAERSRRDVLEHVLGLVTRPSPGSRPGEVVPPGG